A window of Xiphophorus hellerii strain 12219 chromosome 19, Xiphophorus_hellerii-4.1, whole genome shotgun sequence contains these coding sequences:
- the gskip gene encoding GSK3-beta interaction protein: MEVDCPPEESISSAFEEDSIELGDVKDMRLEADAIVNDVLFAVTEMHISQSLTSTSDVAYINVEMREGNRYCLELTEAGLRVVGYAFDEVNEELNTQYHETVYSLLDTLSPGYREAFGNALLQRLEKLKQNGQ, translated from the exons ATGGAGGTAGACTGTCCCCCAGAGGAGTCCATATCATCCGCCTTCGAAGAAGACTCAATTGAACTCGGAGACGTCAAGGACATGAGGCTGGAGGCGGACGCAATCGTCAACGATGTTCTCTTCGCCGTAACAGAAATGCACATCTCGCAAAGCCTCACCAGCACATCAGACGTGGCTTACATCAACGTGGAGATGAGAGAGGGGAACCGCTACTGTCTGGAGCTGACCGAGGCCGGACTCAGG GTGGTGGGCTATGCTTTTGATGAGGTAAATGAGGAGCTGAACACCCAGTACCACGAGACCGTTTACTCCCTTCTGGACACGCTCAGTCCGGGATACAGAGAAGCGTTTGGAAATGCTCTGCTTCAGCGGCTGGAAAAGTTGAAGCAAAACGGACAGTAA
- the isca2 gene encoding iron-sulfur cluster assembly 2 homolog, mitochondrial: MSLFKGAMITASKSRILSLARASTLLNNLGVRQELYRLPESSQPLYIAGQRCFSNASIRKEKSGEPSPSEDKVHLTESCVKRLSEIMEKGEYLRIHVEGGGCSGFQYKFSVDRNKNEEDRVFEHGGVGIIVDQESLEFVKGSTVDFSQELIRSTFQVLKNPQADHGCSCGSSFSVKV; the protein is encoded by the exons ATGTCTCTGTTTAAAGGAGCAATGATAACTGCGTCAAAGTCAAGAATATTAAGCCTTGCGAG GGCATCTACTCTCCTAAACAACCTCGGCGTAAGGCAGGAGCTTTACCGGCTTCCTGAAAGCTCCCAGCCGCTTTACATAGCGGGGCAGCGGTGCTTCAGCAACGCCTCCATCCGCAAAGAGAAGTCTGGGGAGCCGAGTCCATCAGAAGATAAGGTTCACCTCACAGAGTCATGTGTGAAG AGGCTATCAGAAATCATGGAGAAGGGCGAGTACCTGAGAATACACGTGGAGGGAGGAGGTTGCTCTGGATTCCAGTATAAGTTTTCTGTAGATCGCAACAAGAATGAAGAGGACAG AGTGTTTGAGCATGGGGGAGTGGGCATCATCGTTGACCAGGAGAGTCTGGAGTTTGTGAAGGGATCCACTGTGGACTTCAGTCAGGAGTTGATCCGCTCCACCTTCCAGGTCTTGAAGAACCCCCAGGCAGATCATGGCTGCTCCTGTGGCAGCTCGTTTTCTGTGAAAGTATGA
- the LOC116708757 gene encoding NPC intracellular cholesterol transporter 2, which produces MDVRTGLIVLFCLLGLTWAQPVKYIDCGSTTGKVIGVDINPCPNQPCQLHKGNSYTVNVTFTSNVDSDKSTAVVHGIVGGIPIPFSIPVPDGCRSGIQCPIKTGMTYNYQASLPVKTEYPSIKCVVEWELRDNGNQDLFCIKFPVQIVN; this is translated from the exons ATGGATGTTCGAACTGGTTTAATTGTCTTGTTTTGCTTGCTGGGACTCACCTGGGCGCAGCCGGTCAAGTACATTGACTGCG GCTCCACAACAGGCAAAGTGATCGGTGTGGACATCAACCCTTGTCCTAATCAGCCATGTCAGCTTCACAAAGGAAACTCCTACACTGTCAACGTCACCTTCACTAGCa ATGTGGATAGTGACAAGAGCACCGCTGTGGTTCACGGTATTGTTGGAGGTATCCCGATCCCGTTTTCCATCCCTGTGCCAGATGGCTGCAGGTCTGGAATCCAGTGTCCCATCAAGACTGGGATGACCTACAACTACCAAGCTTCATTACCAGTAAAGACTGAGTATCCGTCA ATAAAATGTGTCGTGGAGTGGGAACTGAGAGATAACGGCAACCAAGATCTCTTCTGCATCAAATTCCCAGTTCAGATTGTGAACTGA